One Candidatus Firestonebacteria bacterium RIFOXYD2_FULL_39_29 DNA window includes the following coding sequences:
- a CDS encoding dTMP kinase, which yields MIFITFEGPEGSGKTTQIDLLECHLKSLGISVVKTREPGGSELAEKIRELLLDPKNKKMSAAAELLLYLASRAQHVKDKIKPALESGKAVICDRFSDSTMAYQGYARGISKQLIKSMNDFAASGLKPDLTFYMDIDVGLGLKRACKRSGSKDRLELEKSSFHNKVRKGYISIAKREPNRIKIICGTQTIEKISEQVFLYADKKLKTGAFKNKSRV from the coding sequence ATGATTTTTATTACATTTGAGGGTCCTGAGGGCAGCGGGAAAACTACACAGATTGACTTGCTCGAGTGTCACCTTAAATCTCTCGGTATTTCTGTAGTTAAAACAAGAGAGCCGGGAGGGTCGGAGCTTGCAGAAAAGATCAGAGAACTCCTGCTTGATCCAAAGAATAAAAAAATGTCGGCGGCGGCAGAATTACTTCTTTACCTTGCAAGCCGGGCTCAACATGTAAAAGATAAAATCAAACCTGCTTTAGAAAGCGGTAAAGCTGTAATTTGTGACAGATTTTCAGATTCAACGATGGCTTATCAGGGGTATGCCAGAGGTATTTCAAAACAATTGATAAAAAGTATGAATGATTTTGCTGCTTCGGGATTAAAACCTGATCTTACTTTTTATATGGATATTGATGTCGGACTGGGATTAAAAAGAGCATGCAAAAGATCGGGAAGTAAAGACAGGCTGGAATTGGAAAAATCATCTTTTCATAATAAAGTTCGTAAAGGCTACATTTCTATCGCGAAGAGAGAGCCAAATAGAATAAAAATTATTTGCGGGACTCAGACAATAGAAAAAATATCAGAGCAAGTATTCTTATATGCTGATAAGAAATTAAAAACCGGGGCGTTTAAAAACAAAAGCCGGGTATAA